From one Solanum lycopersicum chromosome 12, SLM_r2.1 genomic stretch:
- the LOC101249989 gene encoding proline-rich receptor-like protein kinase PERK1 → MSTPTPVTALAPSNATNSPPPSTPATTPPPASPTPPATAPPPASPTPPATAPPPSTPAQAPPPARTPTPPAATPPPDASASPPPPTTPAPSSNPPPSTTPAPSGSPSPPSTTPSTPSPPARGNSPPSPSGGSPSPPSGGRPSPPAVSSPPSDEGSSGISTGVVVGIAIGGVLILAILSLLFIFCKKKKRRNHEPVNYYVPPPPPPLGVKADPHGGQMHHWQQNAPPSADHFVAMPPKPSPPPVGGLLPSHAPPRAPSPQPQPYMNSSGASSNYSGSEIALPPPSPPMSLGFSQSTFTYEELVRATDGFSDANLLGQGGFGYVHKGILPNGKEVAVKQLKAGSGQGEREFQAEVEIISRVHHKHLVSLVGYCITGAQRLLVYEFVPNNTLEFHLHGKGRPPLDWPIRLKIALGSAKGLAYLHEDCQPKIIHRDIKAANILVDFNFEAKVADFGLAKLTSDVNTHVSTRVMGTFGYLAPEYASSGKLTEKSDVFSFGVMLLELITGRRPVDSTQSYIEDSLVDWARPLLTRALEDEKFDGLVDRRLENDYNHNEMARMVACCAACVRHSAKRRPRMTQVLRALEGDVSLSDLNEGIKPGHSTVYSSYTSSDYDTLQYNEDMKKFRKMALATSQEYASSDQYSNPTSEYGLNPSGSSSEGHQTAEMETGRMRKDSRGFSGSKGFSGTS, encoded by the exons ATGTCAACTCCGACGCCGGTGACCGCCCTGGCTCCTAGTAATGCTACTAATTCTCCTCCACCGTCGACTCCTGCAACAACTCCTCCACCGGCGTCTCCGACGCCCCCTGCAACAGCTCCGCCGCCGGCGTCACCGACCCCACCGGCAACGGCTCCACCTCCATCGACTCCTGCTCAAGCTCCTCCACCAGCAAGAACTCCGACACCACCTGCAGCAACTCCTCCGCCGGATGCTTCAGCCTCTCCGCCTCCACCAACTACACCTGCTCCATCTTCCAATCCGCCTCCGTCAACAACTCCTGCTCCATCTGGGTCTCCTTCTCCACCATCTACCACCCCTTCAACCCCATCTCCTCCGGCGAGAGGGAATTCTCCGCCATCACCTTCAGGGGGATCTCCTTCACCACCTAGTGGAGGAAGACCATCACCGCCGGCGGTTTCTTCACCGCCGTCAGATGAAGGGTCATCGGGAATATCGACAGGGGTTGTTGTTGGAATTGCTATTGGGGGTGTTTTGATTCTTGCAATTCTGAGTTTGTTGTTCATATTttgcaagaagaagaaaaggagaAATCATGAACCAGTAAATTACTATGTTCctcctccaccaccaccactaGGGGTCAAAG CTGACCCTCATGGTGGGCAGATGCATCATTGGCAGCAAAATGCTCCACCTTCGGCAGATCATTTTGTTGCAATGCCCCCTAAACCGTCTCCTCCACCAGTAGGGGGATTACTACCTTCACATGCTCCACCACGTGCACCTTCACCTCAGCCTCAACCTTACATGAACAGCAGTGGAGCTTCTTCAAATTATTCTGGGTCTGAAATTGCGCTTCCACCACCTTCCCCTCCCATGTCCTTAGGTTTCTCACAGAGCACATTCACATACGAGGAGTTGGTTCGAGCAACTGATGGCTTCTCAGATGCTAACCTTCTTGGACAAGGTGGTTTTGGTTATGTGCACAAAGGAATCCTTCCCAACGGAAAAGAAGTTGCAGTTAAACAGCTTAAGGCTGGAAGTGGACAAGGGGAACGTGAATTTCAGGCGGAAGTTGAGATTATTAGCCGTGTACATCACAAGCATCTCGTGTCTCTTGTCGGATACTGCATTACAGGGGCTCAGAGACTGCTTGTGTATGAATTTGTTCCAAACAATACTTTGGAATTCCATTTACATG GAAAGGGAAGGCCTCCATTGGATTGGCCAATACGACTAAAGATTGCTCTAGGGTCAGCTAAAGGACTGGCATATCTGCATGAAGAct GCCAACCGAAAATCATTCATCGTGATATTAAGGCAGCTAATATACTTGTCGACTTTAATTTTGAGGCTAAG GTTGCTGATTTCGGACTTGCCAAGCTAACTTCTGATGTTAATACTCATGTCTCCACCCGAGTGATGGGAACTTTTGG GTATTTGGCTCCAGAATATGCATCCTCTGGAAAGCTTACAGAGAAGTCGGATGTATTCTCCTTTGGTGTAATGCTTCTCGAGTTGATAACTGGACGTCGGCCTGTTGACTCTACTCAATCATACATCGAAGATAGTTTGGTGGACTGG GCACGCCCATTACTCACACGAGCTTTAGAAGATGAAAAGTTTGATGGCCTTGTTGATCGTCGGCTAGAAAATGATTATAACCATAATGAGATGGCTCGCATGGTTGCTTGTTGTGCTGCTTGTGTGCGTCATTCAGCAAAGCGTAGACCACGAATGACACAG GTTCTCCGAGCCTTGGAAGGAGATGTCTCATTATCGGACCTTAACGAAGGGATTAAACCTGGACACAGCACAGTATACAGTTCATATACAAGTTCAGATTACGACACACTTCAATACAACGAAGACATGAAGAAATTCAGGAAGATGGCACTCGCGACAAGTCAAGAATATGCCAGCAGTGATCAGTACAGTAATCCAACGAGCGAATATGGACTAAACCCGTCTGGATCAAGTAGCGAAGGCCATCAAACTGCGGAAATGGAAACGGGTCGGATGAGAAAAGACAGCAGAGGATTCAGTGGAAGTAAAGGCTTCAGTGGAACTTCTTAG